A genomic region of Bernardetia sp. ABR2-2B contains the following coding sequences:
- a CDS encoding ATP-binding cassette domain-containing protein: MSEEILKALTQLFAVVSKQDGGVSEAERNFVIRFFEQELDRKRLAEYVALYDQYAESGVEGEDKKGAEATAENPEDIVIITEGKTPEEIEQQEKDKARAIRRAKRKAKKAAEGGDSGNIKLKDSMRTLKVCRNINKTLAQKQKVIVTFKILEMLAVDRNFSSHRLEIIQTASEIFRIPKEEYELMENFVISTDSPQMFDSPDLLVFDEEAPPVESRKKFIDSGLLDGEIVFIRLKSVELYFTKYNGNDEIFLNGQLVKKGTIVLFSNGSVFKTPKGAPLYYSDLVTRYNDTAQQNPISFNVINLDFRFPDGTIGLRNVNIAEGPGKLLSIMGASGAGKTTLLNVLAGLENPYKGEVRINGFNLHTESDMVEGVIGYVSQDDLLIEELSVYQNLYYNAKLCFKNLSEEELDARVMEVLASLGLDRIKDITVGSVLNKMISGGQRKRLNIALELIREPAVMFVDEPTSGLSSRDSENVIDLLKELSLKGKLIFVVIHQPSSDIYKMFDKMILLDTGGYPIYYGNPVEAIAYFKRATNQVGSDNGQCQTCGTVTPELLFNIIEARVVNEYGEYTGVRKIAPPEWNDLYKQTHSISPVETVNEPPPNSLSIPSKIKQAAIFMTRDFLSKISNTQYMMINLLEAPLLALLLSVIVRFKNAKDAEEYIFRYNDNVPAYMLIAIIVALFMGLTVSAEEIIRDRKIQRRESFLNLSRISYLTSKVGILFTLSAIQTLTFALIGNTILEIQGMYWQYWLVLFSISCFANALGLNISASFNSAVTVYILIPLLLIPQMILSGAIFRFDQLNNSIVEKGRIPLVADLMASRWAYEALAVEQFKDNPFERQIFDVEFEISQYQHKANFWIPKMQEILDRSANYAESAQNENADSVMVLLQDDIALLKHEWESEKVNEILDRLKIQAEDLELSSEEQKLLNIDLEKTLQIIEFDREMADKLKAVLEMIRSKVLTPKFVMAGERKDSIINAMEQNPANKLSVVERKNKYTNEYLESQVKNEMIKDKYVEGNGFLVQQTDPIFAVRNPNNLSSPLDYRTHFFAPEKQFLGNYFDTMWFNVCVMWVMTILLLITLYFELLKRLIDVLGGINFRKKKK; this comes from the coding sequence ATGAGTGAAGAAATACTAAAAGCCCTAACCCAATTATTTGCAGTTGTTTCTAAACAAGACGGTGGCGTATCTGAAGCCGAGCGTAATTTTGTTATTCGATTCTTCGAACAAGAGTTGGATAGAAAAAGACTTGCTGAATATGTTGCACTCTATGACCAATATGCAGAATCAGGAGTAGAAGGAGAAGATAAAAAAGGAGCTGAAGCAACAGCAGAAAATCCAGAAGATATAGTTATAATAACAGAAGGCAAAACACCTGAAGAAATAGAACAGCAAGAAAAAGATAAAGCTAGAGCCATACGAAGAGCTAAACGAAAAGCAAAAAAAGCAGCAGAAGGAGGAGATAGTGGAAACATTAAGTTAAAAGATAGTATGCGTACGCTTAAAGTATGTAGAAATATCAATAAAACACTTGCTCAAAAGCAAAAAGTTATTGTTACATTTAAGATTTTAGAGATGCTTGCCGTTGATAGAAACTTTAGTAGCCATAGATTAGAAATTATACAAACAGCTTCTGAAATCTTTAGAATTCCAAAAGAAGAATATGAATTGATGGAAAACTTTGTTATCTCAACAGATTCTCCTCAAATGTTCGATTCCCCAGACCTTTTAGTATTTGATGAAGAAGCTCCTCCAGTAGAGAGCAGAAAAAAATTCATTGATTCAGGACTTTTAGATGGCGAAATTGTTTTTATTCGTCTGAAAAGTGTTGAATTATATTTTACAAAATATAATGGTAATGATGAGATTTTCCTAAATGGTCAGCTTGTCAAAAAGGGAACAATCGTTCTTTTCTCAAATGGTAGTGTTTTCAAAACACCGAAAGGTGCGCCTCTTTATTATAGTGATTTAGTTACTCGTTATAATGATACAGCTCAACAAAATCCTATCTCATTTAATGTCATTAATTTAGATTTCCGTTTTCCAGACGGAACTATCGGACTTCGCAACGTAAATATTGCAGAAGGACCAGGAAAACTGCTCAGTATAATGGGAGCAAGTGGAGCAGGAAAAACTACGCTTCTCAATGTTTTGGCTGGTTTGGAAAATCCTTATAAGGGCGAAGTACGTATAAACGGTTTCAATCTTCATACAGAATCAGATATGGTAGAGGGCGTAATTGGTTACGTTTCTCAAGATGATTTACTAATAGAAGAACTCAGTGTTTATCAAAACTTGTATTATAACGCTAAGCTTTGCTTTAAAAATCTTAGTGAAGAAGAGCTTGATGCTCGTGTGATGGAGGTTTTGGCAAGTTTAGGATTAGATAGAATAAAAGACATTACAGTGGGTAGTGTATTGAATAAAATGATAAGTGGAGGGCAACGTAAGCGTCTCAATATTGCTTTGGAGCTTATTCGTGAACCTGCCGTTATGTTCGTAGATGAGCCTACATCAGGTCTTTCTTCAAGAGATTCAGAAAATGTAATTGACCTTCTAAAAGAACTTTCACTCAAAGGAAAACTTATTTTCGTAGTAATTCACCAGCCTTCTTCAGACATTTATAAGATGTTTGATAAAATGATTTTGTTAGATACAGGAGGCTATCCAATTTATTATGGAAATCCTGTTGAAGCGATTGCTTATTTCAAACGTGCTACAAATCAAGTAGGAAGTGATAACGGACAATGTCAAACATGTGGAACAGTTACACCAGAACTTCTCTTTAATATAATTGAAGCAAGAGTAGTAAATGAATATGGAGAATATACAGGTGTAAGAAAAATAGCTCCACCAGAATGGAACGATTTGTACAAACAAACACATTCTATTTCACCAGTAGAAACTGTAAACGAGCCACCACCAAACTCACTCAGTATTCCTTCAAAGATAAAACAGGCTGCTATTTTTATGACTAGAGATTTTCTCTCTAAGATTAGTAATACGCAGTATATGATGATAAATCTTTTAGAAGCTCCTTTACTTGCACTTTTACTCTCTGTAATCGTCCGATTCAAAAATGCAAAAGATGCAGAAGAATATATATTCCGATATAATGATAATGTACCTGCTTATATGCTGATTGCTATTATTGTTGCTCTTTTTATGGGATTAACAGTAAGTGCTGAGGAAATCATTCGGGATAGAAAAATTCAGAGGAGAGAATCGTTCTTAAATCTAAGTAGGATAAGTTATCTGACTTCGAAGGTAGGTATTTTGTTTACTCTTTCAGCTATTCAAACGCTCACTTTTGCGCTCATTGGTAATACTATTTTAGAGATTCAAGGGATGTATTGGCAATATTGGCTTGTTTTATTTAGTATTTCTTGTTTTGCCAATGCCTTAGGACTAAATATTTCAGCTTCCTTCAATTCGGCTGTAACTGTTTATATTCTTATTCCATTATTACTTATTCCTCAAATGATTTTGAGTGGTGCAATTTTTAGATTTGACCAACTTAATAATTCAATTGTAGAAAAGGGACGTATTCCACTTGTTGCTGACTTGATGGCTTCTCGTTGGGCGTATGAAGCGTTGGCTGTTGAGCAGTTTAAGGATAATCCTTTTGAAAGGCAGATTTTTGATGTAGAATTTGAGATTAGTCAGTATCAACATAAAGCCAATTTCTGGATTCCAAAGATGCAAGAAATTTTAGACCGTTCAGCAAATTATGCAGAGAGCGCACAAAATGAGAATGCTGATTCTGTTATGGTATTGCTTCAAGATGATATTGCATTGCTTAAACACGAATGGGAAAGTGAAAAAGTAAACGAAATACTTGATCGTTTGAAGATTCAGGCAGAAGACTTAGAACTTTCTTCAGAAGAGCAAAAACTATTAAATATAGATTTGGAAAAGACACTTCAAATTATAGAGTTTGATAGAGAAATGGCTGACAAACTGAAAGCTGTCTTGGAAATGATACGCTCAAAGGTATTGACTCCCAAGTTTGTGATGGCTGGTGAAAGAAAAGATAGCATCATAAATGCAATGGAACAAAACCCTGCAAACAAACTTTCAGTAGTTGAACGAAAAAATAAATACACCAATGAGTATTTAGAATCACAGGTGAAAAATGAAATGATAAAAGATAAATATGTAGAAGGAAATGGATTTTTGGTACAACAAACAGACCCTATTTTTGCTGTTCGTAATCCAAATAACCTTTCTAGCCCATTAGACTATCGTACTCACTTCTTTGCTCCTGAAAAGCAATTTTTAGGTAATTATTTTGATACAATGTGGTTTAATGTATGTGTAATGTGGGTAATGACAATTTTACTACTTATTACTCTTTATTTTGAATTACTCAAAAGATTAATTGATGTACTTGGAGGTATTAACTTTAGGAAAAAGAAAAAATAA
- a CDS encoding alpha/beta hydrolase yields MTKKTISFSHQARYFTFGNLSNETEYIWIVFHGYGQLAEYFIKKFEGLNSQSNTERHYVIAPQGLSTAYLKSFTGRVGANWMTKYDRELDIENNLNYLETLISNELKDISSSKNKKIIVLGFSQGAATASRWIAHTNFEISEFLVWGGMIAHDIDSIFYKKMKDKITLFYGDQDEFISEEGLKTNLIKLEKLDITPSLIPYKGTHRIYTDVLNEFIENSLR; encoded by the coding sequence ATGACAAAAAAAACAATCTCCTTTTCGCATCAAGCTAGATATTTCACTTTTGGAAATTTATCCAATGAGACAGAATATATATGGATAGTATTTCACGGATATGGACAGTTAGCTGAATATTTTATAAAAAAATTTGAAGGGCTAAATTCTCAATCTAATACTGAAAGACATTACGTAATTGCACCTCAAGGACTTTCAACAGCTTATTTGAAGAGCTTTACAGGAAGAGTGGGAGCAAACTGGATGACCAAATATGATAGAGAATTAGATATAGAAAATAACTTAAATTACTTAGAAACTTTAATAAGCAATGAATTAAAAGATATTTCTAGCAGTAAAAACAAAAAAATAATTGTTTTAGGGTTTTCACAGGGAGCTGCTACGGCAAGTCGTTGGATTGCTCATACAAATTTTGAAATTTCTGAGTTTCTAGTATGGGGAGGAATGATAGCTCACGATATTGATAGTATTTTCTATAAAAAAATGAAAGATAAAATAACACTTTTTTACGGCGACCAAGATGAATTTATAAGTGAAGAAGGACTAAAAACAAATCTTATAAAATTAGAAAAACTAGATATTACTCCAAGTTTAATTCCCTACAAAGGTACTCATAGAATATATACAGATGTTTTAAATGAATTTATTGAAAACTCTTTAAGGTAG
- a CDS encoding YkvA family protein, whose translation MSNTPKASPTNFTEEDFVQQKNPIVTPNSQIDTEEQVEKSKFYKVATKKAVKVIASRNKMFALLNKAYNHFNNKENDRPMSQEVKEKFKTLLRLIRALYKKEYKDFPWGSLVKATATIIYLVSPLDLVPDFIPFIGMMDDFALISWTIGSLSDDIKDFEDWEEAQQIARLTT comes from the coding sequence ATGTCGAATACACCCAAAGCAAGTCCTACTAATTTTACAGAAGAAGATTTTGTGCAACAAAAAAATCCAATAGTTACTCCTAACTCTCAAATTGATACAGAAGAACAAGTCGAAAAATCTAAATTTTATAAAGTAGCAACTAAAAAAGCAGTTAAGGTAATTGCAAGTAGAAATAAAATGTTTGCTTTACTAAATAAAGCATATAATCATTTCAATAATAAAGAAAATGACCGACCAATGAGTCAAGAGGTAAAAGAAAAATTCAAAACTCTTTTGCGTTTGATTCGTGCGCTTTACAAAAAAGAATACAAAGATTTTCCTTGGGGTTCTTTAGTAAAAGCAACAGCAACTATTATCTATTTGGTTTCTCCATTGGACTTAGTTCCTGATTTCATTCCTTTTATTGGAATGATGGACGATTTTGCTCTTATCTCTTGGACAATTGGCTCTCTGAGTGATGATATTAAAGACTTTGAAGATTGGGAAGAAGCTCAACAAATTGCTCGTCTGACAACATAG
- a CDS encoding leucine-rich repeat domain-containing protein, with product MKKLLYLFRISIFCSVCFLITTQANAQLSTSWWNSLDKNWKKVFMTKFGVGASPSAAELSKIYAAEKLDCKDSGLSTLEPLAELKNLKILWCDGNSGISSLDPLRNIVGLKELDCSGTGISDLEPLRSMTGLSRLDCYETRISNLAPLSGMRKLRVLDFSNTPVSNIFPLKYIKSLEVLYMARTKVASLAPLKDLTNLGELTFSETKVSSLAPLSNLLKLREIVFAKTEVSDLSPLSRASTLSIVYCENTRVTEATANALQKKQPDCTVFF from the coding sequence ATGAAAAAATTGCTTTATTTATTCCGTATAAGCATTTTTTGTAGTGTATGCTTTCTTATAACTACACAGGCTAATGCACAACTCTCAACAAGTTGGTGGAACTCTTTAGATAAAAACTGGAAAAAAGTTTTTATGACCAAATTTGGTGTTGGTGCTTCTCCTTCAGCTGCAGAACTAAGTAAGATTTATGCTGCCGAAAAACTTGATTGTAAAGATAGTGGACTAAGCACATTAGAACCTTTAGCAGAACTCAAAAATTTAAAAATTCTTTGGTGTGATGGTAATTCAGGAATTTCTTCTTTAGACCCATTAAGAAATATTGTAGGACTTAAAGAATTAGATTGCTCAGGAACTGGAATAAGTGATTTAGAGCCATTACGTTCAATGACAGGACTTAGTCGCTTAGATTGTTATGAAACTCGTATTTCTAACCTTGCTCCTCTTAGTGGAATGCGTAAGCTTAGAGTATTAGATTTTTCAAATACGCCTGTCAGTAATATTTTTCCGTTAAAATATATAAAGTCTTTAGAAGTGCTTTATATGGCTCGTACGAAAGTGGCTAGTCTTGCTCCTCTAAAAGACCTTACCAATCTAGGAGAACTTACTTTTTCAGAGACAAAGGTGTCAAGTCTTGCTCCTCTTTCTAATCTTTTGAAACTTAGAGAAATCGTATTTGCAAAAACAGAAGTTTCAGACCTTTCACCTCTTAGTAGAGCAAGTACACTTTCAATTGTTTATTGTGAAAACACAAGAGTAACTGAAGCTACTGCAAACGCTTTACAGAAGAAACAGCCTGATTGTACAGTATTTTTCTAA
- a CDS encoding thiamine-binding protein: MRVSVEVSVYPLTEDYKPTVKVFIRKVSENSALKVRVNGISTQIFGELNEVMLSLEKAIESCFDSQKASVIVKFLGTDLSEYEYKG; encoded by the coding sequence ATGAGAGTTTCTGTTGAAGTAAGTGTTTATCCACTTACAGAAGATTATAAACCAACTGTAAAAGTTTTTATCCGAAAAGTTTCTGAAAATTCGGCTCTAAAAGTACGAGTAAATGGTATCAGTACACAGATTTTTGGAGAATTAAATGAAGTCATGCTAAGTTTGGAAAAAGCAATTGAGTCTTGTTTTGACTCTCAAAAAGCATCTGTAATAGTTAAGTTTTTGGGAACAGATTTGAGTGAGTATGAGTATAAAGGGTAA
- a CDS encoding serine hydrolase translates to MQPFSTKIFKIFTFFFFSLFAFLDFAKAQELYFPPLIETEESNWETMETTELEWCDERIDSLYTFLESKNTKGFIVLKDGKIVLEKYFGTFAKDSVWYWASAGKSMVATLVGIAQRSSLLDINKKTSTYLGESWTSLTKEQEDKITIRHQMTMTTGLNPPSDAGTNTCYNPSCFTYRAEPDTYWYYYSAPYRLLQDVLDSATGKPINQYFAERVTRKTGITGAFINYILFSKPRSMARFGLLMLNKGKWETNPVLNDAMYFEQMTNTSQLLNPAYGYLWWLNGKETYKLPDSDRVFEGSMIPNAPSDMIAALGANDQKIYVVPSQSLVVVRVGNSAESGQLNALSSFDNQLWGRISNLSCDNPVLSSDDTLQENMKVYPNPSNGNYFLKIPKGRYEVAIRDALGKVIYEAQVTHSFRIAANKWKKGMYFVEITPIGTKTTTYLKIVKE, encoded by the coding sequence ATGCAACCTTTCTCTACGAAAATTTTCAAAATATTTACTTTCTTCTTTTTTTCTCTGTTTGCTTTTCTTGACTTTGCTAAGGCACAAGAGCTGTATTTTCCTCCACTTATAGAAACTGAAGAAAGCAACTGGGAAACAATGGAAACTACAGAATTGGAATGGTGTGATGAACGAATTGATAGTTTATATACGTTTTTAGAAAGCAAAAATACAAAAGGTTTTATTGTTTTGAAAGACGGTAAGATTGTTTTAGAAAAATATTTTGGAACATTTGCTAAGGATAGTGTTTGGTATTGGGCTTCAGCTGGTAAATCTATGGTTGCTACTTTGGTTGGGATTGCACAGCGTTCTAGTCTTTTAGATATTAATAAAAAAACATCTACTTATTTGGGCGAAAGTTGGACAAGCTTGACAAAAGAACAAGAAGATAAAATTACCATTCGCCATCAAATGACAATGACAACAGGATTAAATCCTCCTTCTGATGCAGGTACGAATACATGTTATAACCCAAGTTGCTTTACTTACAGAGCAGAACCTGACACCTACTGGTACTATTATTCTGCTCCCTATCGTTTGCTACAAGATGTTTTGGATAGTGCAACAGGAAAACCAATAAACCAATATTTCGCAGAGAGAGTAACTCGTAAGACAGGAATTACAGGAGCTTTCATAAATTATATCTTATTTTCTAAGCCTAGAAGTATGGCTCGTTTTGGTCTTTTGATGCTCAATAAAGGAAAATGGGAAACAAATCCTGTTTTGAATGATGCTATGTATTTCGAACAGATGACAAATACTTCACAGCTCCTAAACCCAGCTTACGGCTATTTATGGTGGTTAAATGGAAAAGAAACTTACAAACTTCCTGATTCAGATAGAGTTTTCGAAGGCTCAATGATTCCAAATGCTCCTTCTGATATGATTGCAGCATTGGGAGCAAATGACCAAAAAATTTATGTCGTACCTAGTCAGAGTTTAGTTGTAGTAAGAGTTGGAAATAGTGCAGAGTCTGGTCAGCTTAATGCTCTTTCTTCTTTTGATAATCAGCTTTGGGGTAGAATTTCTAATTTATCATGTGATAATCCAGTTTTATCAAGTGATGATACATTACAAGAAAATATGAAAGTATATCCAAATCCGAGTAATGGAAATTACTTTCTCAAAATTCCGAAGGGCAGATATGAAGTTGCTATTCGTGATGCTTTAGGTAAAGTAATTTATGAAGCACAGGTTACACATTCTTTTAGGATTGCTGCCAATAAATGGAAAAAGGGAATGTATTTTGTCGAAATTACACCCATAGGAACAAAAACCACTACTTATTTGAAGATTGTTAAAGAATAA
- a CDS encoding PA2169 family four-helix-bundle protein — MSQESNKKAVEALNELIEKNYDAEKGYKEAVTDVENNELKDFFTKSVKQRYDFGHELKAEIAKLGGTVEKGTSITGDLHRIWIDLKSFVLGKDVEAVVNECERGEKAAIEDYEKVLKMNEIPMDAKTVIHKHLQQIRSSLEHLEAMKKRFATA; from the coding sequence ATGAGTCAAGAATCAAATAAAAAAGCCGTAGAAGCCTTAAACGAACTTATTGAAAAAAATTATGATGCTGAAAAAGGCTATAAAGAAGCCGTAACAGATGTAGAAAATAATGAACTTAAAGATTTCTTTACAAAGTCAGTAAAACAACGTTATGACTTTGGACATGAACTAAAAGCTGAAATAGCTAAATTGGGTGGAACTGTCGAAAAAGGAACAAGCATTACAGGAGATTTGCACCGTATTTGGATAGATTTAAAATCATTCGTTTTAGGAAAAGACGTAGAAGCCGTAGTCAATGAATGTGAGCGAGGAGAAAAAGCTGCTATCGAAGATTACGAAAAAGTCTTGAAAATGAATGAAATTCCTATGGATGCAAAGACTGTTATTCATAAACATTTGCAACAAATTCGTTCTTCATTAGAACACTTGGAAGCAATGAAAAAACGCTTCGCTACTGCATAA
- a CDS encoding CHRD domain-containing protein, whose amino-acid sequence MKNYWKTALWSMALILFTFMATSCGDDDEDEAPELRTKVYTLQTVTAGVGGTVTFNEVNSTSTSVTVVLTGAPDGGVHPAHIHDGDIDNPGGIAYNLGPIENSTNTVTLDASYDALTSYNGYVNIHLSAEELEVIVANANIGSNE is encoded by the coding sequence ATGAAAAATTATTGGAAAACGGCATTGTGGAGCATGGCTTTAATATTATTTACATTTATGGCTACTAGTTGTGGTGATGATGATGAAGATGAAGCTCCTGAGTTAAGAACCAAAGTATATACACTTCAAACTGTAACTGCTGGTGTAGGTGGTACAGTTACTTTCAACGAAGTAAATTCAACAAGCACTTCTGTAACTGTTGTTCTTACTGGCGCACCTGATGGTGGAGTTCATCCTGCACATATCCATGATGGAGATATAGATAATCCTGGTGGAATTGCATATAACCTTGGACCTATTGAAAACTCTACAAATACAGTTACTTTAGATGCAAGTTATGATGCACTTACAAGTTATAATGGTTATGTAAATATACACCTTAGTGCAGAAGAATTAGAAGTTATTGTAGCTAATGCTAATATTGGTTCTAACGAATAA
- the sufB gene encoding Fe-S cluster assembly protein SufB gives MAEAKQTEQELLEDITNSEYKYGFVSNIESDKAIKGLTEDTVRFISAKKNEPEWLLEWRLEAFRKWQAMPTPKWANLNIPEIDFQDIIYYAAPKQKPKVNSLDEVDPELLATFDKLGISLTEQKRLSGVAVDVVMDSVSVATTFKTKLAELGIIFCSFSEAVQEHPELIKKYLGSVVPVSDNYFSALNSAVFSDGSFCYIPKGVRSPMELSTYFRINEANTGQFERTLIIAEESSYVSYLEGCTAPQRDENQLHAAVVEIFAHKKAEVKYSTVQNWYPGDKNGKGGIYNFVTKRGICFGDESKISWTQVETGSAITWKYPSCILKGDNSMGEFYSVAVTKNYQQADTGTKMIHIGKNTKSRIVSKGISAGHSQNSYRGSVDIMKRATNSRNFSQCDSLLIGDLCGAHTFPYINAENSSAQIEHEATTSKIGEDQIFYCNQRGIDSEKAVALIVNGYCKEVLNKLPMEFAVEAQKLLALSLEGSVG, from the coding sequence ATGGCAGAAGCAAAACAAACCGAGCAAGAACTTTTAGAAGACATCACAAATTCGGAATATAAGTACGGATTTGTTTCAAATATAGAATCAGATAAAGCAATCAAAGGACTAACAGAAGATACTGTTCGTTTTATTTCTGCAAAGAAAAACGAACCAGAGTGGCTGTTGGAGTGGCGTTTGGAGGCTTTCAGAAAATGGCAAGCAATGCCAACTCCAAAATGGGCAAACTTGAATATTCCTGAAATTGATTTTCAAGATATTATTTATTATGCTGCCCCAAAACAAAAGCCAAAAGTAAATAGCCTTGATGAAGTTGATCCAGAGCTTTTGGCTACTTTCGATAAATTAGGAATTTCTCTTACAGAACAAAAACGTCTCTCTGGAGTGGCAGTTGATGTGGTAATGGATAGCGTTTCAGTAGCTACTACCTTCAAAACGAAACTAGCAGAATTAGGAATTATTTTTTGTTCGTTTAGTGAAGCTGTTCAAGAACATCCAGAATTAATTAAAAAATATTTGGGTTCAGTTGTTCCTGTAAGTGATAATTATTTTTCAGCACTTAATTCAGCTGTCTTCAGTGATGGTTCGTTCTGTTATATTCCTAAAGGAGTTCGTTCGCCAATGGAATTATCAACGTATTTTAGAATCAATGAAGCAAATACAGGACAGTTTGAAAGAACACTAATTATAGCAGAAGAAAGCTCTTATGTGAGTTATTTGGAAGGCTGTACTGCTCCTCAACGAGATGAAAATCAACTTCATGCTGCCGTAGTGGAAATATTTGCACACAAAAAAGCAGAAGTAAAATATTCAACGGTTCAGAATTGGTATCCGGGGGATAAGAATGGAAAAGGTGGAATTTATAACTTTGTAACCAAACGTGGAATTTGTTTTGGAGATGAATCAAAAATTTCTTGGACACAAGTAGAAACTGGTTCAGCAATTACGTGGAAATATCCATCGTGTATTCTGAAAGGAGATAACTCAATGGGAGAGTTTTATTCTGTTGCCGTTACTAAAAACTACCAACAAGCAGATACAGGAACTAAAATGATTCATATCGGTAAAAACACAAAGAGTCGTATTGTTTCAAAAGGTATTTCGGCTGGTCATAGTCAAAATTCGTATCGTGGTTCGGTGGATATTATGAAACGAGCTACAAACTCACGTAATTTCTCTCAATGTGATTCACTTTTAATTGGTGATTTGTGTGGAGCACATACGTTTCCGTATATAAATGCAGAAAATAGTAGCGCACAAATAGAACACGAAGCCACAACTTCAAAAATTGGAGAAGACCAAATTTTTTATTGTAATCAGAGAGGAATAGATTCTGAAAAAGCTGTTGCTCTTATTGTAAATGGTTACTGTAAAGAGGTTTTGAATAAGTTACCAATGGAATTTGCAGTAGAAGCACAAAAATTATTAGCCCTTTCTTTAGAGGGAAGCGTAGGATAA
- a CDS encoding DUF721 domain-containing protein — MYDKNYNKLPSRRTPDPKPIGDALKAFLEAQKWSVKYESNRLKVDWAKIVGDFVASQTEKVEIRNKKIFIRVSQPTLRYELLMQKTSLIYRVNSHFGKRIIEDVVLL; from the coding sequence ATGTACGACAAAAATTATAACAAACTGCCGTCAAGAAGAACACCCGACCCAAAACCAATAGGAGATGCCTTAAAGGCATTTTTGGAAGCTCAAAAGTGGTCTGTGAAATATGAAAGCAATAGATTAAAGGTAGATTGGGCAAAAATTGTAGGCGATTTTGTAGCTAGTCAAACAGAAAAAGTAGAAATCAGAAATAAAAAAATATTTATTCGTGTGTCTCAACCTACTTTGAGGTATGAATTATTGATGCAGAAAACGTCTCTTATCTATCGTGTCAACTCTCATTTTGGAAAAAGAATAATAGAAGATGTTGTTTTACTATAG
- a CDS encoding formimidoylglutamase: MNLELFFDAPSLADFDGQNHTNTWFEILNGNFSADSTWQDAEIAIIGVDDKIGSENKSILNAADAVRQKLYRLQKGRAYKYNIIDLGNLRLTENESQTKERLSEVCYRLLQKNVLPIIIGGSHDLTLAQYEAYKPLDKMLSLLCVDAKIDLDTNSNSLADSFMDKILKLQPNYLFNITHLASQEYLIPLDFIKLYQKLNFDVVGVGKIRDRPEEIEPLVRTSDLLSFDLSAIRAADAAGNKLAQPFGLSAEEATRICWYAGNNVQMTSIGFYEYNPDLDVYGHTASIISTMIWYFVEGFYNRQAEYDFGSPFYIKYLVPMGGRTDFMMVFYKSKLTDKWWLEVPAPDIEENPYQRPSIIPCSYNDYQQANRGEMPERWIKMYNRLF; encoded by the coding sequence ATGAATTTAGAATTATTTTTTGACGCACCTTCTTTAGCTGATTTTGATGGACAAAATCATACAAATACGTGGTTTGAGATTCTGAATGGTAATTTTTCAGCTGACTCTACATGGCAAGATGCTGAAATTGCAATTATTGGGGTGGACGACAAAATTGGCTCTGAAAACAAATCTATACTTAATGCTGCTGATGCTGTTCGTCAAAAATTATATCGGTTACAGAAAGGAAGAGCCTATAAATACAATATTATAGATTTAGGAAATTTGCGTTTGACAGAGAACGAAAGTCAAACAAAAGAGCGTTTGAGTGAGGTTTGTTATAGGTTGCTTCAAAAAAATGTTTTGCCAATCATTATTGGAGGAAGCCACGATTTGACATTGGCGCAATATGAAGCTTACAAACCATTAGATAAAATGCTTTCGCTTCTGTGTGTTGATGCAAAAATTGATTTGGATACAAATAGTAATTCGTTGGCAGATAGTTTTATGGATAAAATATTGAAATTACAACCTAATTACCTATTCAATATTACCCATTTGGCTAGTCAAGAATATTTGATTCCATTAGATTTTATAAAATTATATCAAAAACTTAATTTTGACGTTGTTGGAGTAGGTAAAATTAGAGACAGACCAGAAGAAATAGAACCTCTTGTCAGAACTTCTGACTTGCTTAGTTTTGATTTGAGTGCTATTCGTGCAGCCGATGCAGCAGGAAACAAACTGGCTCAACCCTTCGGGCTTTCAGCAGAAGAAGCCACTCGTATTTGTTGGTATGCTGGGAATAATGTACAGATGACCTCTATAGGCTTTTATGAGTACAATCCTGATTTGGATGTGTATGGACATACAGCAAGTATAATTTCGACGATGATTTGGTATTTTGTAGAAGGATTTTATAATCGTCAGGCTGAATATGATTTTGGAAGTCCTTTTTATATAAAATACCTTGTTCCCATGGGAGGTAGAACTGATTTTATGATGGTTTTCTATAAGAGCAAACTAACTGATAAATGGTGGTTGGAAGTACCTGCTCCAGATATCGAAGAAAATCCATATCAACGTCCTTCTATTATTCCGTGTAGTTATAATGATTACCAACAAGCAAATAGAGGTGAAATGCCAGAACGTTGGATAAAAATGTATAATCGCCTGTTTTGA